The genomic region TAAAGCGAGTTCGGCTTCCTTCAGACGTGCTTTTTCAGCTGCGAGGGCTTGGCGAAAATTAACGGTGTCCCCTTCCAAAAAACCACTGTATTGTTGTTTGAAATTCTTCAACCTTGTCTCTGATTCAAGAAGGCGCTTCTCATAATCTTCAATTTGCTCATCAAGAAATTTATGAGCACTATCAGTATCTTGTCGTGTTTCACCAAGGGTGTTTTCAATAAATACAGTAAGTGCCGATTGGACAATGTTTTTTGCAAGTTCGGGTTCTTTTTCCGTTATCGCAATCGTGAAGATATTTTCTCTGCCGGCGGCAGAGAACTTGATATCGGATCGGAGGTTATTAATGATTCTTTCGTAGTCTTCTTCAGTTTCTGCTTGAATATCTAAGTCAGTCATTCGCGCAATACGTTCAAGGTTAGGCCGACTAAGCAAGGTTTTTACAATCAAGTTTACTTGAGTGTTTGGATCAGTCTCTACCATCAACCCGCGCATCAAAGGACGAATTAACGATTGCGTATCAACATAAACTCGAGCCTCGGATTCATATTGATCGGGCATAGAAGAAATAGCTAACCATGCTAAGGGGCAAATTAGCCAACTACTAATAATGGCATAATGTTTTTTATGCCAGATACTCAGTAATAGCTCTTTAATAATCAGAAATTGTTCTTGCATAAGTGAACCAGCTTATATTTTTATTAAAACCATGCTTCAGGAATGACGATGATATCGCCGGGAAGGATATCGACATTGGCTTGGATATCACCATCTCTGACCAAGTCTTCTATGAATATTCTATATTCTCGCTGTATACCGTCTTCAATACGCACTAACGTCGCATCATTACCATCAGCAAATTCGGTTAAGCCACCTACACTAATCATTACATCAAGCAGTGTCATATACTGGCGATAGTTTATTGCTTGAGGCTCTGCTGCTTCACCAATAACTCGAATTTGTTCACTGTAAGGGCCAACAAACCCTCCGACAGTAACGGTAACAATAGGCTCTCGTAAATATACAGACAAACGCTGTTCTATTTGCCGCGCTAGCTGGGTTGGAGTCAATCCTGCTGCCTTGATATCTTCTACTAAGCTCGTAGTTATACGGCCATCGGGTCGCACTAAAAACGAACCTGATACTTCAGGATTGCGCCAGACAAATATGTTTAAATTATCGCCAGGACCGATAAGATAGTTGTATGCATCAGCGGTGTCTGTATTAGCAGAATATAGTGTTGCAGGGGGTAGTGTTGGTGTGCCAGAACAAGACATCAAACAGCATAAAGAAATCAGTGTCAATATTGGCCTTGTACGGTATCTTGTTGTTTTTATTAGTCCATTTAACATGCGGTAAATCTCTATATTAATTATTGTTATCACAATTATGAGATTAGACCAAAGAACGTTTTTTGCACAAAAAAGCTGAAAAAAATTTG from Thalassotalea sp. Sam97 harbors:
- a CDS encoding XrtA/PEP-CTERM system exopolysaccharide export protein; amino-acid sequence: MSCSGTPTLPPATLYSANTDTADAYNYLIGPGDNLNIFVWRNPEVSGSFLVRPDGRITTSLVEDIKAAGLTPTQLARQIEQRLSVYLREPIVTVTVGGFVGPYSEQIRVIGEAAEPQAINYRQYMTLLDVMISVGGLTEFADGNDATLVRIEDGIQREYRIFIEDLVRDGDIQANVDILPGDIIVIPEAWF